A genomic window from Lotus japonicus ecotype B-129 chromosome 1, LjGifu_v1.2 includes:
- the LOC130714426 gene encoding leucine-rich repeat protein 1-like: MAPTFSFFFLCISLTLIPFSIANVESDALYAFKQSLSDPNNALESWDNSLVDPCTWFHITCDGDQSGSVIRVDLSNQNLTGHLVPDLANLHALQYLELYGNNIQGTIPPELGSLKSLVSLDLYKNNLSGEIPPSLGYLNNVIFIRINNNHLAGGLPESLGTLQKLRILDVSNNNLSGPISAIFQNIPITKIKVLCPNLVDYSVSLIKLYRVGTDMSIINL; this comes from the exons ATGGCACCAacattttccttcttcttcttatgCATTTCCCTAACCCTAATTCCCTTCTCCATTGCTAATGTCGAAAGTGATGCTCTCTATGCCTTTAAGCAAAGCCTTTCTGACCCCAATAACGCTCTTGAGTCTTGGGATAATTCCCTTGTTGATCCTTGTACTTGGTTCCATATCACTTGTGATGGAGACCAAAGTGGTAGTGTTATTCGAGT GGATCTTTCAAATCAGAACCTAACTGGACATTTGGTACCTGACCTTGCAAATCTGCATGCTCTACAATACCT TGAGTTGTACGGAAACAACATTCAAGGAACCATTCCTCCAGAGCTTGGAAGCCTAAAGAGTCTAGTTAGCTTAGACTTGTACAAAAACAACTTATCAGGCGAGATCCCACCTTCACTTGGGTACTTGAACAATGTTATATTCAT AAGAATCAATAACAATCATCTAGCCGGTGGTCTCCCGGAGTCACTTGGTACTCTTCAAAAGCTTAGGATTCT GGATGTCTCCAACAATAACTTATCTGGCCCAATTTCGGCCATATTCCAAAATATTCCAATAACAAA GATCAAGGTCTTATGTCCCAATTTGGTGGATTATTCTGTCTCACTAATAAAATTATATCGTGTAGGCACCGATATgtcaattataaatttataa
- the LOC130733369 gene encoding leucine-rich repeat protein 1-like, with protein sequence MAPTFFSFFFCCVVSIYLTLVPFAVANSEGDALYAFKQSLSDPDNVLQSWDATLVSPCTWFHVTCQDNSVTRVDLGNLNLSGHLVPDLGNLHSLQYLELYENNIQGTIPEELGNLQSLISLDLYHNNVSGSIPSSLGNLKNLRFLRLNNNHLTGQIPKSLSTLPNLKVLDVSNNNLCGPIPTSGPFEHIPLDNFENNPRLEGPELLGLVNYDTNCS encoded by the exons ATGGCACcaaccttcttctccttcttcttctgctgcGTCGTTTCCATATACCTAACCCTCGTTCCCTTCGCCGTCGCGAATTCCGAAGGCGACGCTCTCTACGCCTTCAAGCAGAGCCTCTCCGACCCCGATAACGTGCTTCAGAGCTGGGATGCCACGCTTGTCAGCCCCTGTACCTGGTTCCATGTCACCTGCCAGGACAACAGTGTCACACGAGT GGATCTTGGAAATTTGAACCTGTCTGGACATTTGGTACCTGACCTTGGGAATCTGCACTCTCTACAGTATCT TGAGCTGTATGAAAACAACATTCAAGGAACTATTCCTGAAGAGCTTGGAAACCTGCAGAGCCTAATTAGCTTGGACTTGTACCACAACAATGTATCAGGCAGCATCCCATCTTCGTTGGGGAACTTGAAGAATCTTCGCTTTTT ACGACTTAACAACAATCATCTAACCGGTCAGATCCCCAAGTCACTCAGTACTCTTCCAAATCTTAAAGTTTT GGATGTCTCCAACAATAACTTATGCGGTCCAATTCCTACCTCTGGGCCATTTGAGCATATTCCATTGGATAA CTTTGAGAATAACCCTCGATTGGAAGGTCCAGAGTTGCTGGGGCTTGTAAATTATGACACGAACTGCTCGTGA
- the LOC130733370 gene encoding AP-1 complex subunit sigma-1-like isoform X2 has product MIHFVLLFSRQGKVRLTKWYSPYSQKERSKVIRELSGLITSRGPKLCNFVEWRGFKVVYKRYASLYFCICNDEEDNELETLAFIHHYVETLDRYFGSVCELDLIFNFHKAYFILDEVLLAGAMQETSKRTTLRLIAAQEDLVEAAKEEESSLSNIIAQATK; this is encoded by the exons ATG ATTCACTTTGTGCTTCTCTTCAGTAGACAAGGAAAAGTGAGGCTCACAAAATGGTATTCACCCTATTCTCAAAAGGAAAGATCCAAG GTAATTAGAGAGTTAAGTGGCCTAATTACCTCTCGTGGCCCTAAGCTCTGTAACTTCGTGGAGTGGAGGGGATTCAAAGTTGTTTACAAAAG ATATGCTAGCCTTTACTTTTGCATCTGCAATGATGAGGAAGATAATGAATTGGAGACCCTTGCCTTTATTCATCACTATGTTGAGACACTAGATCGCTACTTTGGCAGT GTTTGTGAGCTGGATTTGATCTTTAATTTCCATAAG GCATATTTTATATTGGATGAAGTTTTGCTTGCTGGAGCTATGCAGGAGACTAGCAAGAGAACAACTCTAAGACTGATAGCTGCTCAA GAGGATTTAGTGGAAGCTGCCAAAGAGGAGGAAAGTTCATTGAGTAATATAATTGCACAGGCTACCAAATAA
- the LOC130733370 gene encoding AP-1 complex subunit sigma-1-like isoform X1, translated as MCKIHFVLLFSRQGKVRLTKWYSPYSQKERSKVIRELSGLITSRGPKLCNFVEWRGFKVVYKRYASLYFCICNDEEDNELETLAFIHHYVETLDRYFGSVCELDLIFNFHKAYFILDEVLLAGAMQETSKRTTLRLIAAQEDLVEAAKEEESSLSNIIAQATK; from the exons ATGTGCAAg ATTCACTTTGTGCTTCTCTTCAGTAGACAAGGAAAAGTGAGGCTCACAAAATGGTATTCACCCTATTCTCAAAAGGAAAGATCCAAG GTAATTAGAGAGTTAAGTGGCCTAATTACCTCTCGTGGCCCTAAGCTCTGTAACTTCGTGGAGTGGAGGGGATTCAAAGTTGTTTACAAAAG ATATGCTAGCCTTTACTTTTGCATCTGCAATGATGAGGAAGATAATGAATTGGAGACCCTTGCCTTTATTCATCACTATGTTGAGACACTAGATCGCTACTTTGGCAGT GTTTGTGAGCTGGATTTGATCTTTAATTTCCATAAG GCATATTTTATATTGGATGAAGTTTTGCTTGCTGGAGCTATGCAGGAGACTAGCAAGAGAACAACTCTAAGACTGATAGCTGCTCAA GAGGATTTAGTGGAAGCTGCCAAAGAGGAGGAAAGTTCATTGAGTAATATAATTGCACAGGCTACCAAATAA